Proteins co-encoded in one Bacteroidales bacterium genomic window:
- a CDS encoding ABC transporter substrate-binding protein has product MYRIFSIVILILLALNLNSQIVFMPQWYPQAQFAGYYVAREKGFYEELNLDVQITHPVSSQNVLEQLKKDNVDIVSLFLISGLTAYSNGIDLVNVGQLSQKSSLLFVTKKSGGILNINDFNNKKVGIWKSGFDELPRIFVKNNNLNVNWILFNSSVNLFLMGGIDILTVTYYNEYDQIINSGINEDELIRFFLNDYGYNVPEDGLYSKSSTLKNKKNEIEKFYQASFRGWLYAKENPEEALEIVLKIMKEEHVPGNYAHQKWMLEKMLELIVPEDKVSYGELSRESFQHAYDILKDAGNLNSDFKYEDFYKSAKSIK; this is encoded by the coding sequence ATGTATAGAATTTTTTCAATTGTAATATTAATACTTCTTGCCTTAAACTTAAACTCGCAAATAGTTTTTATGCCGCAATGGTATCCGCAAGCGCAATTTGCAGGTTATTATGTAGCGCGGGAAAAGGGATTTTATGAGGAGTTAAATCTTGATGTTCAAATTACACATCCCGTATCTTCGCAAAATGTTTTGGAACAATTGAAAAAAGATAATGTAGATATAGTCTCATTATTTCTTATATCCGGATTAACTGCTTATTCTAACGGTATTGATTTAGTCAACGTCGGGCAATTATCCCAGAAATCATCATTATTATTCGTTACAAAAAAATCCGGAGGCATTCTAAATATCAATGATTTCAATAATAAGAAAGTCGGTATCTGGAAAAGCGGTTTTGATGAATTACCGCGAATTTTCGTAAAAAATAATAATCTTAATGTTAATTGGATTTTATTTAATTCTTCCGTCAATTTATTTTTGATGGGCGGCATAGATATACTTACGGTTACGTATTATAATGAATATGATCAGATTATCAATTCGGGTATCAATGAAGACGAATTAATCCGGTTTTTTCTTAATGATTACGGATATAATGTCCCTGAAGACGGGTTGTATTCTAAATCAAGCACTTTAAAAAACAAAAAAAATGAGATAGAAAAATTTTATCAGGCGAGTTTTAGGGGTTGGTTATATGCAAAAGAAAATCCTGAAGAAGCTTTGGAAATTGTTTTAAAGATAATGAAAGAAGAGCACGTGCCCGGTAATTACGCTCATCAAAAATGGATGCTTGAAAAAATGCTCGAATTGATTGTTCCTGAAGATAAAGTGAGCTACGGAGAATTATCCAGAGAAAGCTTTCAACACGCTTACGATATTTTAAAAGACGCCGGTAATTTGAATTCCGACTTTAAATACGAAGATTTTTACAAATCCGCCAAATCGATAAAATAA
- a CDS encoding MBOAT family protein: MDNFIENIISFLKLIFIFDEQQPLLFTQFYFWAFFAIVFAGFSLLKNKILLRNTYLFLISLFFYYKTSGLFVLILIFSTLYGFFIGKKIFSAKKKSTKNLLVFIGVFINLLVLFYFKYAYFFTDVYNNIFGTDLVVVNYLCKWANDLSGTTLFDTGKILLPVGISFYTFQNISYLVDIRRDLVKPVNNILNFGFYTSFFPQLVAGPIVRANQFVPQLYTKYFLSRRQFGIAVFWILNGLIKKIILSDYLAVNFADRIFANPNLFTGFENLMAIFVYSLQVYADFSGYTDIAIGVAMLMGFYLPKNFNSPYKATNCGNFWKRWHISLSTWLKDYLYIPLGGSRKGVSRTYINLMITMLLGGLWHGASWNFVIWGGLNGFGIIIYKLWKNLAKDSRVLLTFLSFAAFYIANYYYSHPAFNIGMIWMGIIFLGTFIDYIYSFIKPGKQIIWLNNSWNIMLTFVFITFTRLFFRSGSNLDPVEANRTAWETAKNMILRIGSKWQIDIIPDILYEYRYIFILFVIGMIIHWLPERFKRWYRINFALLPLWLMALIVIIVVFFLYQFITADLQAFIYFQF, encoded by the coding sequence ATGGATAATTTTATTGAAAATATAATATCCTTCTTAAAGCTTATATTTATTTTTGATGAGCAGCAGCCTTTATTATTCACTCAATTCTATTTCTGGGCCTTCTTTGCTATTGTTTTTGCCGGATTCAGTTTACTGAAAAATAAAATTTTATTAAGAAATACATATTTATTTCTGATAAGTTTATTCTTTTATTACAAAACTTCCGGATTATTTGTTTTGATATTGATTTTCTCAACTTTATACGGATTTTTCATAGGCAAGAAAATCTTTTCGGCAAAAAAGAAATCTACAAAAAACCTACTCGTTTTTATCGGGGTATTTATAAACTTGCTGGTTTTATTCTATTTTAAATATGCATATTTTTTCACCGATGTATATAACAACATTTTCGGCACAGATTTAGTTGTTGTCAATTATTTATGTAAATGGGCTAATGATTTAAGCGGTACAACTCTTTTTGATACCGGAAAAATTCTTCTCCCGGTAGGAATTTCTTTTTATACTTTTCAGAATATTAGCTATTTGGTTGATATAAGAAGAGATTTAGTTAAACCCGTTAATAACATTTTAAACTTCGGGTTTTACACATCTTTCTTTCCGCAGTTAGTTGCCGGCCCCATTGTTAGAGCAAATCAATTCGTACCTCAGTTATACACAAAATATTTCCTTTCGCGCAGGCAATTCGGAATTGCCGTTTTTTGGATTTTGAACGGATTGATTAAGAAGATAATTCTCAGCGATTATCTTGCCGTAAATTTTGCCGACAGAATCTTCGCCAATCCGAATTTATTTACTGGTTTCGAAAATCTTATGGCAATTTTTGTGTATTCGCTGCAAGTTTATGCAGACTTTTCCGGATATACTGATATTGCAATAGGAGTTGCAATGTTGATGGGATTTTATCTTCCGAAAAACTTCAATTCACCATATAAAGCAACAAATTGCGGCAATTTCTGGAAAAGATGGCATATCTCTCTTTCAACATGGCTTAAAGATTATCTTTACATTCCTTTAGGCGGAAGTAGAAAAGGAGTTTCAAGAACATATATTAATCTTATGATTACCATGTTGCTGGGCGGACTCTGGCATGGAGCGAGCTGGAATTTTGTAATCTGGGGCGGATTAAACGGATTCGGAATAATTATTTACAAATTATGGAAAAACCTGGCAAAAGACAGTCGTGTACTCTTAACATTTCTTTCATTTGCAGCATTTTACATAGCCAATTATTATTACAGTCATCCGGCTTTCAATATAGGTATGATTTGGATGGGAATAATCTTTTTGGGAACATTTATTGATTACATCTACTCTTTTATAAAACCCGGAAAACAAATTATATGGCTGAATAACAGTTGGAATATAATGTTGACTTTTGTATTTATCACTTTCACACGATTATTTTTCCGTTCCGGCTCTAATTTAGATCCTGTTGAAGCAAACAGAACAGCATGGGAAACCGCCAAAAATATGATTTTACGTATAGGTAGTAAATGGCAGATAGATATTATTCCGGACATACTTTATGAATATCGTTATATTTTCATTCTTTTTGTAATAGGAATGATAATTCATTGGCTTCCCGAAAGATTTAAACGTTGGTACAGAATAAATTTCGCCCTGCTTCCTCTTTGGCTTATGGCGTTGATTGTGATTATTGTAGTATTCTTCTTATATCAATTTATTACTGCGGATTTACAAGCATTTATTTATTTTCAGTTTTGA
- a CDS encoding GDSL-type esterase/lipase family protein codes for MKKILLAIINKSMIQLFMSKMRIILVVLSFIFCGNIYAQINLENLDFINLDKNVLVYNKDSSLIIPFFRKLDSITKNNDGNINIIHFGGSHVQAGILPNRIRINLLNVFNENIGSRGIIFPYSAARKCNNPLDYSVTKHGDFNLIRNVYDSLPKPLGVTGIAIYTDEKFSHIKITLQDTVKYRTNKIKLFAFSENSEINPTIIIDNTEYSYWEKDTQRRTYTFCVDDFYDSFIVNIPNEENGTFTLTGILLENDEPGITYHSIGVNGASVASFLKCEYFSLDLESINPDLVIFGLGINDASETEFDENVFVENYLLLIDKIRKVNPECAFLFITNNDSYFRISKNDYKVNTRGIIVRELFFRLAEKTKGAVWDQFEVMGGLKSMVKWERAKLAKTDKVHFTNIGYELIGDLFFNAFIKAYLGEVQKDYDTK; via the coding sequence ATGAAGAAGATTCTGTTAGCCATTATCAACAAATCAATGATACAATTATTTATGAGTAAAATGAGAATTATATTAGTTGTATTATCTTTCATCTTCTGCGGAAATATTTATGCTCAAATCAATCTGGAAAATCTTGATTTTATTAATCTCGACAAAAACGTACTTGTCTATAACAAGGATTCGTCTTTGATAATTCCTTTCTTCCGGAAATTAGATTCGATCACAAAAAATAACGACGGCAATATTAACATTATTCATTTCGGAGGTTCTCACGTACAAGCGGGTATTCTCCCGAATCGAATCAGAATAAATCTGTTAAACGTATTTAATGAAAACATCGGCAGTCGCGGAATAATTTTTCCGTATTCCGCGGCAAGAAAATGTAATAATCCTTTAGATTATTCTGTAACAAAGCATGGCGATTTCAATCTTATCAGGAATGTTTACGATAGCCTGCCGAAACCGCTCGGCGTTACCGGAATTGCAATTTATACCGATGAAAAATTTTCACATATAAAAATAACACTTCAAGATACTGTAAAATATCGCACCAATAAGATCAAATTATTCGCTTTTTCCGAAAATTCGGAAATCAATCCGACAATAATTATTGATAATACCGAATATAGTTATTGGGAGAAAGATACCCAACGGAGAACCTACACTTTCTGCGTTGATGATTTTTATGATTCTTTTATTGTAAACATTCCGAATGAAGAAAACGGAACATTTACATTAACCGGAATTTTACTTGAAAATGATGAGCCGGGAATTACATATCATTCAATTGGGGTTAACGGCGCAAGTGTTGCATCTTTTCTAAAATGCGAATATTTTTCTTTAGACCTGGAAAGTATTAATCCAGACCTTGTTATCTTCGGACTCGGAATTAATGATGCATCCGAAACAGAATTTGACGAGAATGTTTTTGTCGAAAATTATCTGCTGTTGATTGACAAGATAAGGAAAGTTAATCCGGAATGTGCTTTTCTTTTTATCACAAATAACGACAGTTACTTCCGAATCTCAAAAAATGATTATAAGGTTAATACGAGAGGTATTATTGTCAGAGAATTATTCTTCCGATTAGCTGAAAAAACAAAAGGTGCGGTTTGGGATCAGTTTGAGGTTATGGGCGGACTAAAATCAATGGTTAAATGGGAAAGAGCAAAACTTGCAAAAACCGATAAAGTGCATTTCACTAATATCGGATATGAATTAATTGGAGATCTGTTTTTTAACGCTTTTATAAAAGCATATTTAGGTGAAGTACAAAAGGATTATGATACAAAATGA